The Solanum pennellii chromosome 4, SPENNV200 genomic interval GTTTCTAAAGCAGCAAAGCTATATAAACCTTATGTAGGTTGAAACACAAGTGAACTTGAGCCATAGAAGAGTAAAAATAGTTATCTGACAAACTCGAACATGAAGTTTGAAGTTAGTAGAGTAAAAACAGTTGCTGCCATTTAACAACATAAGATACGGGGTCAAGTAAAAGGACGGAACAACTTGCTCATCTATACAAGCATGACGAGTACCTCAAGCTCCTCGGCCATCCAAAATGATTAGGAAGTAGCATTCTGTTTCAAAACCTCAGCTTCAGCCATTGCCATAGGGTCTTCATCCTTTTCACCTTCTCTTTCCTCAGCCATCTTTTTTCTATGCAAGTCTTCCGCTACCTGCATTGCAGCCTTCTGCTCTTCCTGAAGGCGCTTCATTTCCTCTTCTTGCTGTTGCCTCTCAAACCATGTGTCAGCATCCGCCCAAACTGAATGTTCGAATAAACAAATTAGCCCAACACAATCAACTCCAAATCACAACTGATCGATAATgacctcttttcttctttaggATCACTCGTAAATGATAGTTGACAAAAGACATCAAGAGAATTAATCTAACAGATGTAGCTggataatataaatttaagaaCGTGTCGAGTTCCAACTAAAGAATACGAGTAACATTCAtccattactttatttattgtGGATGACAAAGAGATTAACTATTTTAGTGCTGAAACTAGGTGGATGAGGTTCTCTCCTACCCTTCTCCCCTTGAATAAATAGACTTGTTACGTGTTGTACTATATTTGTCATTGAACACAGGCCCTGGGGCTACATGACAATACACTTAACCTGTTCATAATGAATTGTCATGTATCATAGGGCTCAAATTACGCAACTGAATTTAAGTTGCACAAACAGGAGATGGGAAGAATAAGTGTAGCAAATTACTCAAAGAGCAAATGGAAAGGCCTCGATAAATGAGATACCAACCATGATATACAGATAAGTCTTAAACCAACTAGATAATTCATGTAGGATGGCATAATAGTAGGCAGGTAATAAAAAAGCTTCGCTAATACTATTTCAACCCAGCAGCTCCTTTGAGATGCCAGAAGTTGACCTGAGTGGGTACCAAATTCTCCTAAAAATATAGTGCATTTTGATCAAAGTACAATAAAAACTATGTCTCAATCCAAATAAGTCAGAGATGGATATATGAACACACTTCTTCATTCAAGTTCATTCAAATCataatactaaataaaataagtgaaaaaaatatgttaatagcaattacaacaataatattattcGAAGTTCTCTAACAAGTCTAAATCTAGTATCAAATTATAGTTTCCTTTAGCACTTCCCTATGGCGTTCATGATAAATCAGACGCCATGGATATTAAGAAGATAGAGCATTTCCATCAAATTAAtcagattatatttttttgcacTTCTGCATGGCTTGGATGAAGATTCAGACCCCACGCATTAGGAGACTGACTCAACTTAAACCCGTCATGCACACTACCACTATAAAAATATTTGCTACCTCAAATTCAGATTTTAATCCTTATTCCGATGGTAAGTAACTTCAGACATGGTTTGAGAAGAAATACCACCTTATGAATTAGAAAGTAAAGGAGGTTCCCCACCAGAAAATATTGTACAGTGTACACACATGATTTTTGATCCTTCCCAAATTTTGACATCACAAGCATGATTTAGTTATTTCCTCTGGTTTTTATTTCTCCAAAGAAAAAACGGAAAGTGTGTAAAAAGAGAGGAGATACCCTCTGAAACATATCAATATTAAGGATCTTTAGCTCCTTACTTCTTGCTTACACAATATTCTTAAGGAACAAATATAAGGAGAAAATAAGAAAGGGGGTGGCACCGCGATTCAGAGATAAGGAGAGGCAAGTTTAGTTCACAAATGCATTTTTACATGCACTTAGCTCCAGCACTCGTAGCATACTGATAAAATTGACACATGGCATGCTGTAAGAACACAGGTAGCTTACGCCTTACAGATATACTAGGTTGAGGTAAAACTTACTTTAAACGGTACTAATTATatgtaattgaaaaaaaaatagaaattcttTACACCTATATAACACATCATTCACAAAATCAAGATAGTTAAACGCCTTACTTCATATCACATTGAAAAACTATAGTATAAGAAGGGAATTTAGTGTataaaaaacttcactttctcgAGAGGAAACAAACGGAGAAGGGTGAGTCCATAATCCGGAGTTCAATAGATTGCAATTGGTCCTAAGAGTTAGCTGCCTATAGATTGGAAAAAACAAATTCGACAGATTTACTCATTTAATCGGTATGAGAATCAATCCTACTACTTCATATCTTTCACAATCTGGGACGTGTCGTCCAAATCATCAGTCCGGTACAAGAGGTAACCTTTCCCTGGCAAATATTTATAACGCTCTAGTAGTTCAAGGTCGAGATAGTGTTGGTTTGGCTTGTGAGGTATAACAAGTATTACGAAATAATCGAGTTAGGACAGTAGCTATGAGTACTACAGACGGTCTAACAACGACAGAAATGTAAGTGATTTACACAAAAGCTCCTATCAGTCCATGTATTCTTTACTTGTACATTATACTGTCTACTCCTCACGAAATACAATAAAGGGCTATGCACAGATTGCAAGGTTTTACCAAGTGAGAATCTCACGACCCGACCCAACACAAGCTCATGAAACAATAACAGAGACTAAAACCCTAGATGGGTAAAATTAGGGAAAAGAGCAGAAACTTACTTGGCTGAGCAGCCCAACCCTGTTCACCACCCTTAATCTTCTCAGGAAGAGCATAATTAACAGTAAGTACACGTCCATAAAGCTCAGCACCATCCATATTATCCATGGCGGCGGAAGCATCTTCTCTTTCAAGGAAGGTCACAAACCCAAAAGATCGATGCTTTTGAGTGGCATGATCTAATGGGGTCTTCACATCCTTAATATCCCCAAATGGTATGAACGCAGCATGTAGTATTGCCTCATTCACCTCCTCTGCTAATCCTCCTGTAACAATGGTAACCAATTTCTATAACATTgaatcaaatttcaagtttattAGAGGATTTACGGGTTAAAGATTACCTACGTACAGAGTGTTTTTCTGTACTGCCTGGTTCATAGCTCCTTGATTCTTgattcttcttcaatttctttcaAGATTTTGTACAGCTTTGTTTGTTCATCACTCTATATACTTCAAAAGAGTAGGCAGAAAAAATTGGCCCATATTTCAAAAGCCCAATAAACATATCCGAGAGTATAGAGCGGTAAGTAATTTTTCATCGTGTTTCCTCTTCGAAATAAAATCGAAGTCGAAGTAATTTCCCTCTCACACGCTCTTGAGAATCAAATAAGAAATTTTGTGATTATAATATATCTATGTTAATTCTTCTAACTCATTAttctttttacataattttaaaatatataaattaattttcaaaaatcataaaaattgtATATCCTAACTCTGTATACATGTACAAAATAAATATCgaaaagaaaaatggagagCCTTTTTATttaactctcataattttattagctcgaaattaatgttttttttttaggtaaaaatgatataatataatacaagaTCATGGTACGTAGAATCTAATATGTTTCAAGTGTTTATGTCATGTTTCTTGCAACTCTGTTGATTTATTCCATGTCTATATATATTGTGAGTCAGTCAAATAGTTAGAAGATTTCTTGATAcaataattataagaaaattttgattgaaatcGCTTAGCTTTTTGTCTAAGTCGGAATTTAAACTTATAAATTAAGTCCTTAGATTGATGTTACTTTTTCATAAAGTAAATAAGGCGCTATTgttgttaaattttaatttagagcTACAAAAACTTATGTCAATTAAAACTCTATTGACGAACATGTGtaattttaaagatacataGCCTTAGCTAATCTTGGTTTTGCTTGAGTAAGGAGTGGTAAGGTAGAAAAATGATTAATCTTAGATGactcaattaaatcattgcatGGTGAATTTGATGGTAAACTCCAAGTAAATCCTTGAAGAAGCCTAGCAAGTAACATTATAGTAATTGTTGAACCAAGTTTCACAGCTGGACAACCTCGTCTTCCAATACTAAATGATAACAAACGTAAGTTTGAATCAGTGAGAACTACTTTACCATCATCTTCCATTTTGAGATGGCCCTCCGGCTTGAACTTTAATGGTTCCTCCCAAACTCTACGATTTCGACCAAGTCCAAGACGACTTAAGAGCACTATACTCCCTTTACGAATAAAGTACTTTTCACCGACAATGGTATCAGAGATAGACACACGAGGAACATTAAAAGGTGATATTGGATGGAGTCGAAATGCCTCTTTTTACAAGCCTTAACATAATTTAGCCTTGGCAAGTCTGATTCTTGAACCCATCTTTGATCCCAACAACAGTGTTGAGTTCTTCTATGGCCTTTTGCATTAACTTTGGTTCATTCAACATCTCTGCTAGTGTCCATTCAACTGCATTTGAGGGATTATCCACTGTTGCCAACATGAGTTCCtgttacattatatatttatttgtaagcAATCATAGtacaattgatcataatttaataattgaatATAAGTATACTTACAAGAACTTGTGCCTTAATCTCTTTAACATTCATCAATGGATTTCCATTTGTATCTTTGAGCAtaataagaacatcaagaatGTCCTCTTCCAAAGTTTTGTTGCCATCTTTCCATATTTGAATCCTCTTATCAACTTCAATATCAATATGTTTTGTTGCTTTAGCATATGCTTTCTTGATAATTGCCTTGTGACCATCCAAATCAAATACACTCAACCATGGTAAATAATCTGATACACCAAAAGAATGAAGATATTCAAGAAGTGTAAAAAGTGCATCAACTTGCTCCTCTTCTTCAATAGTACTTCCAAATGATGACCTCTTACTAAAAATCATATTCCTAATCACATTTCCACAATAACATCTTGTGACTTTcctcaaattaatactaatacaTTGATTATTGTAAACGAATCGATGAAGGTTGTCAGCCTCTTCATCCCTTTTACAACTCAGCCATTGAAATGTTGTTGGTGATAGCACATGAGAAGCAAGAATCCTTCTCATTTTCATCCATTGATCACCAATGGGGAGGAAAACAGAAGTTATATAGTTATTGCTAATAAGGCTCGCGGACATACAAATAGGCCTAGATGAGAAAACGGAGTCCTGAATCTTCAAGAACTCGCAAGCAAGCTCAGGAGAAGTTACAGTAATGACATGAACGTTACCAAGACGAATGCAAGCGATTTCAGTGTTCATGTCCTCCATAATTTTGTGTATCCAATGAACTAATGcatgtttattttttagaaatatttgaGGAAGGCTTCCAATTATAGGCCATGATCTTGGACTTGGAGGAAATGGTTTATTCCATTTCCTAAGAATAGTAGAAATGAATTTTGAGAAGAAGTAATTGTAGATTATCATATGAATAAggtttataatttttatcatattttcctTGTGATTGTTAAATCTTATGTTTTCCACTATTTATAGGGTCTGCATGAACTTGCAAAATAAGGTAGTGTCGACAAAGAGGTATGTAACTACTCTCTCTCTCCGTTCGGTATTGTTTGTCGtattaagttaatttgactaatttttaaagttaaattagatcatattaatttgatatttcaaacaaaaaaaataagatattctaaaactatatgaaaagtattataaattgcaattatttgtatatattaatatgatgaaaaaaatacatcttaaaatgttattcaaagttttcatcgtttaattctaaaaatataaatcatgacAAAAAATAGCGGACGGAGGAAATAGTATTTAATGGGCAATACTATTCTCAATGTAATATGTGGCATGAGAGAGGCACGTAATAGTTCGGtccattttatatattttaaatggtgTGAATCCAATGGAGCATTAATAGTGATGCTCTGTCAAATTTTATTGGCACgtctattaaatatataattattgacatgataatttattattttatttctattatttacattgtttgtttatttttatttgtcatgttgtattttttaaaaattaatttgattaatttttaaagttaaaatagatcacattaattttatattttaaataaaaaaattagatattctaaaactatataaaaagtactataaattgcaattttttgtattaaaatgattaaaaaatacatcttaaaatgttattcaaaaattttataatttgactttaaaaatagaaaccatgacaaacaataccggatgAAGGAAGTACAAAGTGgatgaattaaaaacttaaaattgtCAAGAagttctacatttttcaaagtaattaattgaaggtatgatatgtaaaaaaaatattttttcttgatttgtcaaaattgacaagtaattagggacgaCCAAAAGATAAAAAGTGGATAAGTAATTAAAGAGAGAGAGTGTATATCGAGATTTTATGATGGATGAATTCCAATGAGGCCAATTGTTTATCACTACAATAAAGTTATAAACTTATACTTCctccgtctcattttatatgtcatattTTTACTTTGCATTTGCATTAAGAAATGATGTAACTTTACCCTTGtatccttatttaatttttttcgagctcaaattttcaatcaatgaatatgagttaatttattttattaattaatttaaccaacGAACATGAATCATTTGCGTAACTTTTTTAAGTTGGTCAAATGTATATTTCGAGACTAATAACTCAAAAGggtaaataagaaataatatggtaatttatgcattgattttatgaaataacaaatattgTGGATCAACAATTTATAGAAAGAGATAACATATAAAATGACAGGGGGAGTAGTTTATTAATGTTCACGTACGCGCAAAGCGAAATAGTATTTATTTTGCTTATTAGTCACCCATATCTAGAGTTAATGCATTGTGCAAGTAGATGTTTTAATTAGTATATAGATCTatggtgtgtttggtatgaaggaaaatgtttcgATGTTGTCGTATTTGCTT includes:
- the LOC107015943 gene encoding peptidyl-prolyl cis-trans isomerase E, whose amino-acid sequence is MNQAVQKNTLYVGGLAEEVNEAILHAAFIPFGDIKDVKTPLDHATQKHRSFGFVTFLEREDASAAMDNMDGAELYGRVLTVNYALPEKIKGGEQGWAAQPIWADADTWFERQQQEEEMKRLQEEQKAAMQVAEDLHRKKMAEEREGEKDEDPMAMAEAEVLKQNATS